The following proteins come from a genomic window of Campylobacter concisus:
- a CDS encoding ribonuclease HII, with product MAKICGIDEAGRGALAGPLSVAACVLNKEISGLNDSKKLTAKKREELFKEIIKSSNFLIIYFSNAQIDELGLSECLRRALKIFKAHFEGFEIIYDGNLDYGVGITTMIKADSKVAEVSAASILAKVSRDSLMKGWDKIYSKYGFAGHKGYGTKAHLDAIAKFGYLSLHRKSFVVKSFEKSLFD from the coding sequence ATGGCAAAAATTTGTGGCATAGATGAGGCTGGACGTGGGGCTTTAGCTGGGCCTTTAAGCGTAGCGGCCTGCGTGCTTAATAAAGAAATTTCAGGTCTAAACGACTCCAAAAAACTAACTGCAAAAAAGCGTGAGGAGCTTTTTAAAGAGATTATAAAAAGCTCAAATTTTCTCATCATCTACTTCTCAAATGCACAAATAGACGAACTTGGGCTAAGCGAGTGCTTAAGACGAGCGCTCAAAATTTTTAAGGCGCACTTTGAGGGTTTTGAGATTATTTATGATGGAAATTTAGACTATGGCGTAGGTATCACAACGATGATAAAGGCTGATAGCAAAGTCGCTGAGGTAAGTGCTGCTAGCATATTAGCAAAGGTTAGCCGTGATAGTTTAATGAAAGGCTGGGATAAAATTTACTCAAAGTACGGCTTTGCTGGGCACAAAGGATACGGTACAAAGGCTCACCTAGATGCCATTGCCAAGTTTGGCTATTTAAGCCTTCATAGAAAAAGCTTTGTAGTAAAGTCTTTTGAAAAATCTCTATTTGACTAA
- the tpx gene encoding thiol peroxidase, whose amino-acid sequence MATTKFKGSEVNLSGNEVFVGSYAPEVKVVSQDLSEFSVGGNNGVEVLVCLPSLDTGVCAAEARKFNEKVAGKHGVKLSIISNDLPFAMGRFCTTEGIANLHVGSDFRYGEFAKNYGVLMSDGPLKGLLARAVFVINDGVIIHKQIVPEVTEEPNYDAVFDAIKSSGSCGCGCH is encoded by the coding sequence ATGGCAACTACAAAATTTAAAGGTAGTGAGGTAAATTTAAGTGGAAATGAGGTCTTTGTAGGCTCTTATGCGCCTGAAGTAAAAGTCGTATCGCAAGATCTTAGCGAATTTAGTGTAGGCGGAAATAATGGCGTAGAAGTCCTTGTTTGCTTGCCATCACTTGATACTGGCGTTTGCGCAGCAGAGGCTCGTAAATTTAACGAAAAAGTAGCTGGCAAACATGGCGTAAAACTAAGCATCATCTCAAATGATTTGCCATTTGCGATGGGGAGATTTTGTACGACTGAAGGCATAGCAAATTTACATGTCGGAAGCGACTTTAGATACGGAGAATTTGCTAAAAACTATGGCGTTTTAATGAGCGATGGCCCACTAAAAGGACTACTTGCAAGAGCGGTATTTGTCATCAATGATGGCGTAATAATTCACAAACAAATCGTCCCTGAAGTGACAGAAGAGCCAAACTACGATGCAGTATTTGATGCTATTAAAAGTAGTGGTAGTTGTGGTTGTGGCTGCCATTAA